In Quercus robur chromosome 11, dhQueRobu3.1, whole genome shotgun sequence, the sequence ataatttatttagttgaaattgaaaattttttgttaaaagaattataaataaaattaaaagttaactgaaataataCATTAGgattcatgaatagtatcaaaaagtgtaatgagatttataaataatgacaaaaataaattaaataatacaaGAAATTATCGAATATAAGCTTATCCCAAACGGCAGCCTTAAACTATTTTTTCAATCTTAGGTATTCAGAGTCCTCCAACTTGTTGTGTCATgatttataaaactatttttatattatataaatagatCACTTGACCCGTTAAAAAAAATGGGACAGGCTCACCTCCCGTTCAATACCCTCCtgttttctccattttttaaatagataaaGGACACGTGTAAGTGAAGCAATccaaaggccaaaaaaaaaagaaaaacccacagAGCAACTTTTCTTTCATTCCCTCTCCATGATTCTCTCTTcgtctctctctatctctcaactCTCTCTAGAACTCCAGAACTGAGCATCAAAGgtgtttctctttctcattaAATTGTGACTTGCTCCTTCCTTCATCTTCTACACAAAGACAAATTCCCTTTTGTTTGAATCTTATATTcagttttttgggcttttgggcATCATTACTTACAATGGAACCCTTCATCtgtaagaatatatatatatatatatatatatttttttttttcatttttaggtgAGTTTAAGCCaagcttttgtattttcttgaaACCCAAAACAACTATAGACTAGGATTTACCTGCTTTGGTGTTCTTGTGGAACCATTTATGATTGAGTGGTGAGGTTTGGGTTCAATTTCCTTTCCCTGATCTTGTTGGAGATCCCATGGAATATTTCATCCACTGTCCCAATTTCGCCCTTTCTTCTCTGGCAAGGGCCGATCTTCTCAAGTAAGGTCTGATCTTGGAGCGTCTGATGCTCAGCTCTGAATAGAGCTAGACGGAGAGAGTAATGGAGATAGTTGATTTTTTCAGTAATTGCTATAGTACTGGAGATTTGTGCACTGTTTTGTGGATTTTTACCATCTTTGTGTAGAAGATGAAGGAAGGAACAAGACAATTTACTGAGAAATACTCAGTTCTGGAGTTCTAGAGATAGGAAGACGGAGAGAGAGTAAGTTGCTTTGTGGGTTCTTTTTTAGCCTTTGGATTGCTTCACTTACACGTGTCCTTcatctatttaaaaaatggagaaaacaGGAGGGTATTGAACGGGAGGTGAGCctgtcccaaaaaaaatcatatgaatagACTTTTTAATCACCAAGTAATAGGTCAAAAAAATGGCTTCAAACCAATTCGAAGCTAAAATTGTTCCAAAATTAAAGGCGTCACTCATTTAAACATACATGTTTAGTGGACCCAGAAGAGAGAAGACCTGGATTGAGAGATAGCTAAGCTAATACCATGATATGAACATATGATAATGACACGTACATGGTTGAGCTGATCTAGAGCTATAAATACGACTACTTCTCTTAccttctctctctactctctagaCCATTATTCTCTCTCATACTACGTTACTTTCcacaatacatttttttttttttttaaatgtagaaTTTAGAAACCGTTGGCATTTGCttggttattacttattagacaaaaaaacagaaaacacaGACTGGTCCGAAACAATCGGAAGAGGCAACGTTTCTCCTCCGAATacgagaaagaaaaaaaaaacacattaaacaaaaacaacaacaaaaataagtgAAAAACACTCTCAACCATTGCTTTGGGATTccgttttaacttttaagataaaccaaaactctctctctccaatttttctatctttttttttctctctctctctaaacagTGTCTCTCTCTGCGTTCCACTACGTACCCTCCCCTCCGAAGCTACTCAACGATGGCTTTTCTTCCTCGGCTTCTCATCTAACCTCATTTCCAGGTACCCTTTTTCATTATATGTGAATATATGTGATCtgtttttttatatgatttgtgGGATCTATGAGATCATGTTGTtaatgatgtttgtttgtttgtttgtatgtaTGTCTGGTAATGTCAGAGAATGAGGGTGGGGTCATGTTTGGTCATAAAGCTATAATTTTGTAAACACTGCATCTGAAATGgattttagatttcttttttggatttaatgTTTTTGTCAATATTTGGTTCATTTTGTGTTTACATAATTTGAGTTTTAATGCTGATTGGCTAATGAAATTTTGAGGTGAGCAGATCAATAAATTGTTATACTTGTTCAAAGTCCAAAAAGGTTTGGTTTTTCAGATTAATTCACCAATTGATTATAGTTTGTAGAAATCTAGACAATTATATAGTTTATGGTGTTGAATAATTATTGCATTTTGGTTAGAGGCTTTGGGTTAtgatagatttaattttttttccttaaaggGCTCTGTTAGCCGGTACAAAATGACTATCTTAAATTCTTAATAGAAATTTTGCTTCTTTGAGTCTTTGATTAGTTTGTTGAGGTTTCATAAACaacctcaaaattttgggggcaAATGATGGTTTttgtatatacatatttttcttgGGCCGTTTGGCTAAGATCAAGTGTAGTACttgttataaatttaaaaatgtggATCATATAAATTTCTGGCCAAACGGATGGAAGGATTGGCTTTGTGTTTACTTATCTTCATCTTATACATGGCTTTTGTGTTCAGATGTTTCATTTATGCGCACAGAAACTCATGTATTTGTGTACATGTAGTGGTAGAAGATCTGATGAGATTTTATCATCTGGAACCAAACACTCAGAATTCAATCTTGGGATTCATTTGGGTGTTGTGGTGAACGTTTAGCAATGGATTACAATGGTAGCAATGGCAAGTTGACAGGAATACGACAGATTGTTAGGCTAAAGGAAATCCTCCAGAAATGGCAATCCACCACGCTTGGCTCAAGGGCGAGCAATCCCCCCCCACCTGACGAACCTGATCAAAATCATGGGGGAATTTCGCCGGCAATCAATAAAAGGCTAACAAATGTTATGTATTGTGATTCAGATGAGGATGGCTGCCATAGCCCTGAACCGCCACCTGATGTCCCCAAAGGTTATTTGGCAGTTTATGTTGGGCCAGAGCTTCGGAGGTTTATCATTCCCACTACCTATCTTAGCCACTCCTTGTTCAAGGTGTTGCTGGAAAAGGCTGAGGAGGAGTTTGGGTTTGATCATAGTGGCGCGCTCACCATACCATGCGATACTGAGACTTTCAAGTTCCTTATTAAGTGCATGGAGACCCATCAGAAGGCTCTCCCTGATAAGAGCTCAGGTGAGGttctttaattttccttttttgttagTAAAATTTCCCCCATTTTCCTCTCCTTAATATTATCTTCTTGCCTTGTGGATGTGTTTGAAATTTGAGTTAAAGTAaataagtaataaatgacattaCATTGAATTCTAAACTATGTTCCAATTGAGCTACTTTTAAGCATATATAGGCCCCTGAATTATAAACCATGTTTACTAACCTTTGAAATTTGGTGTTTGGCAGCTGGAAATTAACTAACCATTGAAGACTAAGTAGTTACACTGATCTTTCTAGTGCTCCAGATTTTAGAGCTGATTTTCTGGTGTAAATCGGGGTCTTCTTGTATGCAGAtgcatcttctttttctttttttcttttcgttttCTAAAGTGACAAGATTAGGAAGCTTTAGTTAGAAAGTTTTCAGATGTATTGGGTCCGGATTTGGTGCTTGAGAGGTAATGTGTCACCTTTCTTTCTTGAATATGGGAAACACATTAATTGTTAAGCAAGCATGTGCGTATGTGTTCTGGAGTAAAAATTCCGAGTTCATTCAATCGCTGTTGTTAGCAACCTTGATAAGGCGCTCGTCATTTTCATTAAGATCAGTGGAGCagtcatttttatgatattacAACAGATTTCTACTTTGTGTTTTCAGCCTTTAAATAAAGCCACCAAAGTTTCTTGAACTTGTTAATATGGGGTTGGTAgggggtgtgcatgggttggattgggtcaagttgaggggatttttttgACTCAActcaccatggtgggtcaaaaaaaattcaacccaacccaacccatcacataagtttaacccaacccaacccacatgagttgggttgggtcgggttgaacccacgggttggacaattttttttattactgttattattaaattgagcagaaaaaaaatatatcacactTGTCACctaagttgataaacaaaatatacattaatatataaactaatattccAACTTAGTTGTAAACAAATATGTTTAAGTatccaaaactcaaaatataaatgaactagTATCTTAATTcacttataaacaaaatatatctaaaattttaatttttttttaaattatataatatatttaaatatatagtaaaagaactaataggattttatattatatatgatagtaGGAATTGAGGAAGTACTCTACAGGTggttttttaacaaaatttattgaatatataatatattttaaatatatattaaaatatgggtgggtgggtgggtgggtgggggggggggggggggtggggtcgGGTTTGGcaagtttgtaattttatgaccaaaacccaacctgacccgctattaaaaaaaaaataaaaatttgtaacccaacccaacccataaaaccctaaaaattgaCCTAACCggatgggttgggttgagtcgggttgggtttggcgagttttctgcacacccctaggGGTCGGTTTGTTCTCAACAAGACCATTTAGCTTGCCTAATCAATTAGCTTATTTTCACCTATTATTAGCTTCTTGGACTCAAATAAATCATCCAGCATTCATGACTAATGAGGTAGATTACTTGTAAACATGTTCCAATAATGCGTGTGAAACTGTTTTGTAGTTTTTAAAACAAACTCTTCATCGTTTCCTAGCCAAGAGATCATCatcttttgtattttgtattttgtttgaGATGTTAATGTGCCATGTGATTAGCCACCTTTAAGTGAAAATGTTATGGTTTAAAACTGAAGCCTTGAATGACCACTAAgagtaatctctctctctctctctctctctctctctcaatacgCACACGATTCCAAGATCACATTCACAGCCATTATGCtgtctttaaaaaattatttgtttaattagtaGCTGCGGTGGCTTTTGTTGAAGACAATCATGTGTATCcgataaaaatattgtaaaaaaaataaaaataaaaattaaggtgCATGTCGTGTAGTAATGGGAATCAAAAGATACCaacgttttattttttaattatttttttccttgaatgATATTTGCTTACTTTCTTAGTATTAAGTAGTACCAAGAAAAACATACACATTCGAATATGCGTGTAGATCAATAAATtgcttacaattttttttttttttttttttttgagaagaaaaaattgcttacaattgatttttctttataatgattcttaatttttgtcattGTGACACTTGAAGGAAtgccctcattttttttttttttttgctgaatttgaAGGAATGCCCTCACAGACTCATagtgtttcttaattttatctTTGTAGTGTTTCTTTATGgtgtttcttaattttcttaatgGAATGCCCTCATATACTCATAGTGGTATATACATTATGAGTCTATGAGGGCATTCCTTTTGGTTATGGTAGAGTGGATTTtagagaggatgaaaaaaaaaaattttggagggtTATTGATGAATGTGTCCTGTGCACTTACACATGGGCTTCGTCTTGTACGTTGCctctgcttttctttttctttgtttttttcttttcttttctttttttaatttttatgggctcttttttttttttttttggtttgtgctatttattaaaaaaataaataattttgaagtgttcctacacaattttttttaataaaaaaatgtgttacttttttgtttcattttctatcctttcattttttttctcaaccaaacaaataagtttttcatctctccactttttcatcCTTCCAACCAAATACatatgagagaaaactaaatttcttctttcctcccacttttctatctcctcctcattttctatcctctcacttccCAATCTTCCAACCAAACGGATCCTAGAAAAATGACACTCTGCAACACATTTTGATTTCCTTGCCTAAGACACTACCATGTCAAGCccaaaattaatttgtaaacTCTAAAGCCTGTGATGCGGAGCATGAAAGCCTAGGCTCTCCAGCTTGAGCATGAGCTTGGACCTTAGTAACCATGTTGTTCAATCCTAGAAAATGCTCTTTCTACTAGcatattcataataaattcttcatacaaacaataatataatatatgctAATGATCTCCACGtaaggttgagagagagagagagagagagagagagagtagtgtGTGTTAGGCCCGTACCACTTCTTATTTATTAGGCCGTTGTATAGGCCCTTCGGCCCAGCATGTGGAAGATATTGGCTGTTTGGGTCTATTGTCATAAAAGTTTGgtaattgtatttgtatatttgcgctttgttgatttttttttgggtgcaaaatgactcttttttggaaaattaactTACTTTACCATGTTTAGTCATGTTTAATTATGAGTCGTGAGGTGTGACCATAATAGCCAGAaacattttctttgatttggatcgaataataatatttcttataatttcaaataattatataaacaaaaacttTCATTTACAAGTGTGTTAAGTCCCAAATTGATATTCATTTGATCAACAAAATTTTTGTGTATTCTAGATTTAATaagtaatttcttttattttttccttttctattttgtatttttttccttcgggtttgtttttgtttcttttttcttaataagtCTAGAAacctttggttttgtttttgggtattaTAATACTAATTTGTAATATTAATTTGGGCGTAACAGTGATTTACACAACAAATGGGCATAACAGTGATTTACACAAATTGTAATGGCTAAATTACTATTTTGGTTTTTCAACTATGAGGTAAAGTTCAATTTGGTCTCTCAAATattaattgtgttaatttagtcACTCAACTTTCAAAATAAAGTCAATTTCAGCCTTAAATACCctctttatttaaattttaacaaaagtaaTGTATGTGGAAAATATggcatatattaaaattttattgtagaaaatgtaaaaatttccaaatcaagtcattttcaattaattattttgttaaaatttaaatggagGAAGAAATCCAAGGATGATATTgacttctcttctttcttcttcttcttcttctttttttttttttttttttttttttttttttttttttttgaggaggaTGATATTGACTTGATTATAAAtaagagactaaattgacacaattaataattgaagaatcaaatcaaattttgttctaTAGTTAGAGgaccaaattaataatttaacctaTCATATATATTAGACACTAGGCAATAAGGGCTCCCATGAATTACattgtatatttgtttgttcCAAATACTACTTGTGCTCTCTATAAACACAATTCATAATACTACTTGTGCTCTCTATAAACACAATTCATACAAGAGTTTTTCAAACACTAAATAAATCTATATTATGAATCACATGAGACTTATGAACTACTAAATCAACCCTGAGATTTTAGGCACTACGTACATTCTTAACTAACACATTCCttgcaaataattttaattgttcagtgaaggtttttttttgtttttataagctTTCTAATGCAATTTTGCTTTTTAAAAGACCATATGACCATCTTGAACCATGAACCAATCAAAGCGTAATGTATACCTAGTTGACATCAAACTCAAAACCTCAAAATTGAACACTAAAGTAAAGACAATATCTGTCAGATCAAACCCATGAAAGTATATCTCTGGACAACTAGTTCCAAGAGAACAGTCTTTTAATTCATAAGCTAGGCAAGCAAGCTATTGTCATATAGCTAGAGGGGGGTCAGTCACGTTTCAGAAAGATAAAGCAAGTTGAAGCTGCGAGAGGCTTTAATTGTTGGCATATGAATATGATAGCTCTTCTTATCCTTTAGTTTTTGTAGGCATTCCTTCAGCTAGCTAGCCTAGCTTTCACTTAGGACTCACTTTAGAGTTGATGGtgagtcataactcataacatACCTATCCAAGAATGGCAAAAATCAACGTGTGCCATATTATATTGATTGCCGCTATACTCTTTTGACATAAATTCGGTGTCCCCTTCCCTAACAAATGTGGACAACATATATTCTTATCCACATTGCTGATGCATGACTGATGAGTGATACCATGGAGAGAATTGATTGTAATTTGTAAAGTCAAGCAAACGACATCCTGAGAAGTGAGAAGAATGGTCTTTCATTTGTAACGAGAATAGTTTATTTTactgttaaaattttatttcatgatcAATCTAGCCTAATAATgtatttaaagtgaaatgtaGTAAAAGATCTTTTTACAAACAAGCCAATGTTATCGTGTAAATTGATCGAGTTTATAGTCTTTTAAAATTCTTCCGATAACTTTTAAAGAGACGAGAGTAATTTTTAGATACTCATAGAGTACGGAGAATGATACTTCTTCCTTTTACATTCACAGTAAAGTCTATTCATTAAATTTATGGCAAAATCCACCAAGAATGTGAAAGGAAGAAGTACAATTTCTTTATACTCTTAGtgtatctaaaattttttagaaaggCAAGGTAAAACCAGGGATATCGAGAAGAACATATTGAATGACCAACGAGGACAATGGCAGTGGCAGCCGCAGCCGCATCGGCAATCcaattaaatggattattatCCCTATTCCCCTTCATTGAATGGTCCACATATGTTGCTGATTTGCACATGCTTATCACGGGCTactgccttttttttctttgacccTTCTTTTCTGTGTGTGCTATAGAACCCACTTTCTATGATGGTGAGAACGTGGGGGTTTAGATTTGAGACTTGAGAAGTCACATGCTATGTCTTCTGGTTACCAACTTTTGTAGTCTAGCGGCTACTCACATTTGGTAGGAAATAGgaattaaaatagttttttgtagGTAAAATGCATGGTTAGTTAGACGCGCGCATGGTCAGCTGAATAAggtgggttaaaaaaataaaccagGAAAAAAAGCTAGCTCAAAAGCCAATCACTAATACTATTGCTCGAAATTAAATAGTTAGCGTGAGTTTGTCTAGGATGAAGttgcattttgcatttttgattgggtctcacggcactatttaCGATCTAGTCAAACACgttaaatgtaaatttttagGTAAATACTGGGTCTTACAACACTATtcataacttaaaaattattttgctaaagcattttcagcaataaattttcagttttcagcaaaataagttatgTGAGTGTTTGGATTGAAATTAAAGTTGCGTTTTCTGCGTTTacgttttgcctttttttttttttttttttttttcctgcacgTGAACAGTAACCTCACATGGGTTCACTGTTCACATATTGTTCAcgcattaaaaatataaaaaataggtcccacgatactattcacacatttaaaaattattttgctacagtacttttagttttcagttttcagttttcagtttcagcaacaataagctcaatccaaatggaccctataTCTAAACAGACCCTTATTTACTTCACCAGTTTTATATATACCCTCCATTCATAAGAAacatataatcaattttttttatatataaattaaaagcaATGATTATTACACACTACCATACACACTCAATGTAAATTGtggaaatattttatgaaaaatatggaTGTGTGGCTTTACAAAATACAGACATTGTGTGTTCAGTGTACATCAAATAGTGTAAAGCAAACAATCGGTGTAAAATTAATACTAACCCATTCAAAATTTCACTAACAGAATT encodes:
- the LOC126705792 gene encoding protein SMALL AUXIN UP-REGULATED RNA 51-like encodes the protein MDYNGSNGKLTGIRQIVRLKEILQKWQSTTLGSRASNPPPPDEPDQNHGGISPAINKRLTNVMYCDSDEDGCHSPEPPPDVPKGYLAVYVGPELRRFIIPTTYLSHSLFKVLLEKAEEEFGFDHSGALTIPCDTETFKFLIKCMETHQKALPDKSSAGN